The Serpentinimonas maccroryi genome has a segment encoding these proteins:
- a CDS encoding proline--tRNA ligase, which translates to MKASQFFISTLKEAPTDAEVASHRLMLRAGLIKKLGAGIYTYLPMGLRVIRKVERIVREEMDAAGAIELTMPVVQPAELWQETGRFEKMGPELLRIKDRHERDFVVQPTSEEVVTDLARQELRSYKQLPKNFYQIQTKFRDERRPRFGLMRGREFTMKDAYSFDRDRDAAQASYQAMAAAYRRIFERFGLRYRAVAADSGAIGGDLSEEFQVIAATGEDAIVYCPHSDYAANLEKAEALAPAGPRPAPSQPLTLTPTPGRSTCADVAELLGLPLARTVKSLVLATDEINERDELVGSRIWLLLLRGDHDMNEVKVGKLPGLNLGYRFATEAEIMAHFGTRPGYLGPIGLKRPVQVLADREVALMADWVCGANQADHHLTGVNWGRDLPEPDLVADIRNVLPGDPSPDGAGELLIERGIEVGHVFYLGTKYSRAMNATFLDEDGKPKPFEMGCYGIGITRLPAAAIEQNHDERGIIWPDAIAPFTAVICPIGMERSPAVREAAERLYAELKALGVDVLLDDRGERPGAMFADWELIGVPHRITVGDKGLKDGQIEYQHRREAQASKLELAQALPWLRERLGV; encoded by the coding sequence ATGAAAGCCTCTCAGTTCTTTATCTCCACCCTCAAAGAAGCCCCCACCGACGCCGAAGTCGCCAGCCACCGCCTGATGCTGCGCGCCGGGCTGATCAAAAAACTCGGGGCCGGTATCTACACCTACCTGCCCATGGGGCTGCGCGTGATCCGCAAGGTCGAGCGCATCGTGCGCGAGGAGATGGACGCCGCTGGCGCGATCGAGCTCACCATGCCGGTGGTGCAGCCGGCCGAGCTCTGGCAGGAAACCGGGCGCTTCGAGAAGATGGGGCCCGAGCTGCTGCGCATCAAAGACCGGCACGAGCGCGACTTTGTGGTGCAACCCACCAGCGAAGAGGTGGTGACCGACCTCGCGCGCCAAGAGCTGCGCAGCTACAAGCAGCTGCCCAAAAACTTCTACCAGATTCAGACCAAGTTTCGCGACGAGCGCCGGCCGCGCTTTGGCCTCATGCGCGGGCGCGAGTTCACCATGAAAGACGCCTACAGCTTCGACCGCGACCGCGACGCGGCCCAGGCCAGCTACCAGGCCATGGCGGCGGCGTACCGGCGCATATTTGAGCGCTTCGGGCTGCGCTACCGCGCCGTGGCCGCCGACAGCGGCGCCATCGGCGGCGACCTGAGCGAGGAGTTTCAGGTGATTGCCGCCACCGGCGAAGACGCGATCGTCTATTGCCCGCACAGCGACTACGCCGCCAACCTCGAAAAAGCCGAGGCGCTGGCTCCAGCCGGCCCGCGCCCGGCCCCGAGCCAGCCGCTGACGCTCACGCCCACGCCGGGCCGCAGCACCTGCGCCGACGTGGCCGAGCTGCTCGGGCTGCCGCTGGCGCGCACCGTCAAATCGCTGGTGCTGGCCACCGACGAGATCAACGAGCGCGATGAACTCGTGGGCAGCCGCATCTGGCTGCTGCTGCTGCGCGGCGACCACGACATGAACGAGGTCAAGGTGGGCAAGCTGCCGGGGCTCAACCTGGGCTACCGCTTTGCCACCGAGGCCGAAATCATGGCCCACTTTGGCACCCGCCCGGGCTACCTAGGGCCGATCGGGCTCAAGCGGCCGGTGCAGGTGCTGGCCGACCGCGAAGTGGCGCTGATGGCCGACTGGGTCTGCGGCGCCAACCAGGCCGACCACCACCTCACCGGTGTCAACTGGGGCCGCGATTTGCCCGAGCCCGACCTAGTGGCCGACATCCGCAACGTGCTGCCCGGCGACCCTTCGCCCGACGGCGCAGGGGAACTGCTGATCGAGCGCGGCATCGAAGTCGGGCATGTGTTCTATCTGGGCACCAAGTACAGCCGCGCCATGAACGCCACTTTTCTAGACGAAGACGGCAAACCCAAACCGTTCGAGATGGGCTGCTACGGCATCGGCATCACGCGCTTGCCGGCGGCGGCGATCGAGCAAAACCACGACGAGCGCGGCATCATCTGGCCCGACGCCATCGCGCCGTTCACGGCAGTGATCTGCCCCATCGGCATGGAGCGCAGCCCGGCGGTGCGCGAGGCGGCCGAGCGGCTCTACGCCGAGCTCAAGGCGCTGGGGGTCGATGTGCTGCTCGACGACCGCGGCGAGCGCCCGGGGGCGATGTTTGCCGACTGGGAGCTGATCGGTGTGCCGCACCGCATCACGGTGGGCGACAAGGGCCTCAAAGACGGCCAGATCGAGTACCAGCACCGGCGCGAGGCGCAAGCGAGCAAGCTCGAGCTGGCGCAGGCATTGCCATGGTTGCGCGAGCGGCTGGGGGTGTGA
- a CDS encoding RNA pyrophosphohydrolase, translated as MLDRDGFRPNVGIILLNQKNQVFWGKRIRTHSWQFPQGGIDRGESPEQAMYRELHEEVGLKPEHVSVVARTRDWLRYEVPDRYIRRDARGHYKGQKQIWYLLRLLGGDWLLNLRATAHPEFDAWRWHDYWVPLDVVVEFKRGVYEMALTELARHLPADTRHRSGRGLLHPRPSLASVGRPTPPSTASGAGAASHPMPVHMPVNMPAHMELPPGATFEPNPQFDTAVQTPVAPATPARPTPP; from the coding sequence ATGCTTGACAGAGACGGCTTTAGGCCGAATGTCGGCATCATTCTGCTCAACCAGAAAAACCAGGTGTTCTGGGGCAAACGCATACGCACCCATTCGTGGCAGTTTCCGCAAGGTGGCATCGACCGGGGCGAATCCCCCGAGCAAGCCATGTACCGCGAACTGCACGAAGAAGTCGGGCTCAAGCCCGAACACGTGAGCGTCGTGGCCCGCACGCGAGACTGGTTGCGCTACGAAGTGCCGGACCGCTACATCCGCCGCGATGCACGCGGCCACTACAAGGGCCAGAAACAGATCTGGTACCTGCTGCGCCTGCTCGGCGGCGACTGGCTGCTCAACCTGCGCGCCACCGCGCACCCCGAGTTCGACGCTTGGCGTTGGCACGACTACTGGGTGCCCCTAGACGTGGTGGTCGAGTTCAAGCGCGGCGTCTATGAAATGGCGCTCACCGAACTGGCACGCCACCTGCCCGCCGACACCCGCCACCGCAGTGGGCGGGGTTTGCTGCACCCGCGCCCCAGCTTGGCCAGCGTAGGCCGGCCCACCCCACCTAGCACGGCCAGCGGTGCCGGCGCGGCCTCGCACCCAATGCCCGTGCACATGCCTGTGAATATGCCCGCACACATGGAACTGCCCCCAGGCGCCACCTTCGAGCCCAATCCCCAGTTTGACACCGCGGTGCAAACGCCTGTTGCGCCTGCCACGCCGGCTCGCCCTACCCCCCCATGA
- a CDS encoding CNP1-like family protein, giving the protein MIKLRPSTPVARQLGALALAVALHAAVAPATAQSLFLTDGEQWQEGPVPAPPAFSTQGLVPFEVGVDSPLRFALVPATLQLGADGVIRFVVVAQSASGAVNVMHQGLRCRSNESRTYARWSPAQLPLNNPFNSDAGLWISAGQTPWQDWRDHAAGRPAWALARAGLCDGAAPNGNPAQMLRALRAQGQQR; this is encoded by the coding sequence ATGATCAAACTGCGCCCTTCAACCCCTGTTGCACGCCAGCTAGGCGCCCTGGCGCTGGCCGTGGCCCTGCACGCTGCCGTGGCACCCGCCACCGCGCAGTCCCTGTTTTTGACCGATGGCGAGCAGTGGCAGGAAGGGCCCGTCCCGGCGCCGCCGGCCTTCAGCACCCAGGGCCTGGTGCCCTTCGAGGTGGGCGTGGACTCGCCGCTGCGCTTTGCGCTCGTGCCCGCTACGCTGCAACTGGGGGCCGATGGCGTGATTCGCTTCGTGGTGGTGGCGCAAAGCGCCAGCGGTGCCGTGAACGTGATGCACCAAGGCCTGCGCTGCCGCAGCAACGAGTCGCGCACCTATGCGCGCTGGTCGCCGGCGCAACTGCCGCTGAACAACCCCTTCAACTCCGACGCCGGACTATGGATCAGCGCCGGCCAAACCCCCTGGCAAGACTGGCGCGACCACGCCGCCGGCCGCCCCGCGTGGGCGCTGGCCCGCGCCGGCCTATGCGACGGCGCCGCCCCCAACGGCAACCCAGCGCAGATGCTGCGCGCCCTGCGGGCGCAGGGGCAGCAGCGCTAG
- a CDS encoding type II toxin-antitoxin system HipA family toxin, whose amino-acid sequence MAAAMPLRQQVQLCLGKAGLAVGALVYVRQGRREYSAVAYAESWLASPAGFNVSADLQLLAGYQTHKAPSAHDSVFHGAIADTAPDAWGRRVIAREHAKRRQLDPHLPALTELDYLLAVDDFSRVGALRLRHADGTWQGSAQAGRRSTPPLIELERVFEASRAVERGLETAEDLRYLQGKGTSLGGMRPKCTLLDEDGKLAIGKFPSVGDARSVSRGEVLALKLAALAGIDAAPARLVCLGPSGSDVPVAVIQRFDRDAAGGRIPYQSAASLLQAQREHDRSYTEIADAIRTHGQAPIPDLQQLWRRLVFNLLITNVDDHLRNHGFLHVAHGQWRLAPAFDLNPFPDKERESKTWLSEQDGPITDVRQLLARSSSFALKSQQALAVLGEVVAAVLRWRQLALGAEVGLAAAELDDFAPAFEHEQMDAAVALLGL is encoded by the coding sequence ATGGCCGCTGCAATGCCGCTTCGCCAGCAGGTGCAACTGTGCTTGGGCAAGGCCGGGCTGGCCGTCGGGGCGCTGGTGTACGTGCGCCAAGGGCGGCGCGAGTACAGCGCGGTCGCCTACGCCGAAAGCTGGCTGGCCAGCCCGGCAGGCTTCAATGTGTCGGCCGATCTGCAACTGCTGGCTGGCTACCAGACGCACAAGGCCCCCTCGGCGCACGATTCGGTGTTTCACGGTGCAATCGCCGATACCGCGCCCGATGCCTGGGGCCGGCGCGTGATCGCGCGCGAGCACGCCAAGCGTCGCCAGCTCGACCCGCATCTGCCGGCCCTGACCGAACTGGACTACCTGCTGGCGGTGGACGACTTTAGCCGCGTGGGCGCGCTGCGCCTGCGCCACGCCGACGGCACTTGGCAGGGCAGCGCCCAAGCTGGGCGGCGCAGCACGCCACCACTGATCGAACTGGAACGCGTGTTTGAAGCCAGCCGCGCAGTGGAGCGCGGCCTCGAGACCGCCGAAGACCTACGCTACCTGCAGGGCAAGGGCACCTCGCTGGGCGGTATGCGGCCCAAATGCACGCTGCTGGACGAAGACGGCAAACTGGCCATCGGCAAGTTCCCGAGCGTGGGTGATGCGCGCAGCGTTAGCCGCGGCGAAGTGCTGGCTCTGAAGCTGGCGGCGCTGGCCGGAATCGACGCCGCCCCAGCGCGCTTGGTGTGCTTGGGGCCAAGTGGGAGCGACGTGCCGGTGGCCGTGATCCAGCGCTTCGACCGCGACGCGGCCGGGGGCCGCATCCCCTACCAGTCTGCGGCCTCGCTGTTGCAAGCCCAACGCGAGCACGATCGCAGCTACACCGAGATCGCCGACGCGATCCGCACCCACGGCCAAGCCCCAATCCCAGACCTTCAGCAACTCTGGCGCCGGTTGGTGTTCAACCTGCTGATCACCAACGTGGACGACCATCTGCGCAACCACGGGTTCTTGCACGTGGCGCATGGCCAGTGGCGCCTCGCCCCCGCCTTTGACCTCAACCCCTTCCCCGACAAGGAGCGCGAATCCAAAACTTGGTTGTCCGAACAGGACGGCCCGATCACCGACGTGCGCCAGTTGCTGGCCCGTTCATCAAGCTTCGCCCTCAAGTCGCAACAGGCCTTGGCCGTGCTGGGCGAAGTGGTGGCCGCCGTGCTGCGCTGGCGTCAGCTGGCGCTTGGCGCAGAGGTGGGCTTGGCTGCGGCAGAACTGGACGACTTCGCCCCGGCCTTTGAACACGAGCAAATGGACGCAGCCGTGGCGTTGCTTGGGTTGTAG
- a CDS encoding helix-turn-helix domain-containing protein has translation MPLPVQRAMHKLGADISLARRRRHFTQASLAERMGASLSTVRRIEKGDARVPIHFIARALHVFGEIQALENLLDSAHDDIGLTLMDARLPKRVRTKPGTSGAL, from the coding sequence TTGCCCCTTCCGGTCCAGCGTGCCATGCACAAGCTCGGCGCCGACATCTCGCTGGCGCGTCGTCGGCGCCACTTCACGCAGGCGTCGTTGGCCGAGCGCATGGGCGCCTCCCTGAGCACCGTACGCCGCATCGAAAAAGGCGATGCGCGCGTGCCTATCCACTTTATCGCCCGGGCCTTGCACGTTTTTGGCGAGATCCAGGCACTCGAGAACCTGCTCGATAGCGCCCATGACGACATCGGCCTGACGCTGATGGACGCGCGCCTGCCCAAGCGCGTTCGCACCAAGCCCGGCACCTCGGGGGCGCTCTGA
- the proB gene encoding glutamate 5-kinase has product MDQPASLAPEWRVPEAAVAERLRAARRIVVKVGSSLVTNEGRGLDEAAIGQWSAQLSVLVGQGREAIVVSSGAIAEGMKRLGWAVRPKAINELQAAAAVGQMGLVQMYETKLRQLGLGSAQVLLTHADLADRERYLNARSTLLTLLAHRVLPVINENDTVVTDEIKFGDNDTLGALVANLVEADLLVILTDQRGLYSADPRRDPQARFVQAARAGDPALEAMAGGAGSRIGTGGMITKILAAKRAASSGASTVIAWGREPDALLRLLAGEPIGTCLLADTPKLQARKQWMADHLQLRGAVRLDAGAAAKIVQEGKSLLPIGMTAVEGEFARGDVIALRGPDGSELARGLANYSAAEARLLCRKASADFERLLGYAAEPEMIHRDNLVLTQRGG; this is encoded by the coding sequence ATGGATCAACCAGCCAGCTTGGCGCCTGAATGGCGCGTCCCCGAGGCCGCTGTGGCCGAGCGGCTGCGTGCGGCGCGGCGCATTGTGGTCAAGGTCGGCTCCAGCCTGGTCACCAACGAAGGACGCGGCCTCGACGAAGCCGCCATCGGGCAGTGGAGCGCGCAGCTGAGCGTGCTGGTGGGGCAGGGGCGCGAGGCGATCGTGGTCAGCAGCGGCGCCATTGCCGAGGGCATGAAGCGCTTGGGCTGGGCCGTGCGCCCCAAAGCCATCAACGAGCTGCAGGCCGCCGCCGCCGTGGGCCAGATGGGGCTGGTGCAGATGTACGAAACCAAGCTGCGCCAGTTGGGGCTGGGCAGCGCGCAGGTGCTGCTCACCCACGCCGACTTGGCCGACCGCGAGCGCTACCTCAACGCCCGCTCGACCCTGCTCACGCTGCTGGCACACCGGGTGCTGCCGGTGATCAACGAAAACGACACCGTGGTCACCGACGAGATCAAGTTCGGCGACAACGACACCTTGGGCGCGCTGGTGGCCAACCTAGTCGAGGCCGATTTGCTCGTCATCCTCACCGACCAAAGAGGGCTCTACAGCGCCGACCCGCGCCGCGACCCGCAAGCCCGCTTCGTGCAGGCGGCGCGCGCCGGCGACCCGGCGCTCGAAGCCATGGCCGGCGGGGCCGGCTCGCGCATCGGCACCGGGGGCATGATCACCAAAATTTTGGCCGCCAAGCGCGCCGCCAGTTCGGGCGCCAGCACCGTGATCGCTTGGGGACGCGAGCCCGATGCGCTGCTGCGCCTGCTCGCGGGCGAGCCCATCGGCACCTGCCTGTTGGCCGACACGCCCAAGCTGCAAGCGCGCAAGCAGTGGATGGCCGACCACCTGCAGCTGCGCGGCGCGGTGCGCCTAGACGCCGGCGCCGCCGCCAAAATCGTGCAGGAAGGCAAGAGCCTGCTGCCCATCGGCATGACGGCGGTCGAGGGCGAGTTTGCACGCGGCGACGTGATCGCCCTGCGCGGGCCCGATGGCAGCGAGCTCGCACGCGGCTTGGCCAACTACAGCGCCGCCGAAGCGCGCCTGCTGTGCCGCAAAGCCTCGGCCGACTTCGAGCGCCTGCTCGGCTACGCCGCCGAACCCGAAATGATCCACCGCGACAACCTGGTGCTGACGCAGCGCGGGGGGTGA
- the cgtA gene encoding Obg family GTPase CgtA, which yields MKFVDETTIEVAAGDGGSGCASFRHEKYKEFGGPDGGDGGRGGHVYALADENLNTLVDFRYTRKFEAQRGEHGKGSDMFGHKGEDIVLKMPVGTLVRDAETGALLHELLQPGQLVLLAKGGDGGFGNLRFKSAINRAPRQKTPGHPGQRFNLQLELKLLADVGLLGLPNAGKSTFITAVSNARPKIADYPFTTLHPNLGVVRVGPEKSFVIADLPGLIEGAAEGAGLGHLFLRHLQRTRLLLHVVDLAPFDDAVDPVAQARAIVKELKKYDPALHAKPRWLVLNKLDMVPEAERAQRVRDFVRRFRHKGPVFEISALTREGCERLVQQIYQHIAASQQAERPPAEIDPRFEP from the coding sequence ATGAAGTTTGTTGACGAAACCACGATCGAGGTGGCGGCGGGCGATGGTGGCAGTGGCTGCGCCTCGTTCCGGCACGAAAAGTACAAAGAATTCGGCGGCCCCGACGGCGGCGACGGCGGCCGTGGCGGCCACGTCTATGCCTTGGCCGACGAAAACCTGAACACGCTGGTGGACTTTCGCTACACGCGCAAGTTTGAGGCCCAGCGCGGCGAGCACGGCAAGGGCTCCGACATGTTTGGCCACAAGGGCGAGGACATCGTGCTCAAAATGCCGGTTGGCACCCTGGTGCGCGACGCCGAGACCGGTGCCCTGTTGCACGAGCTGCTGCAACCGGGCCAACTGGTGCTGCTGGCCAAGGGCGGCGACGGCGGCTTTGGCAACCTGCGCTTCAAGAGCGCGATCAACCGCGCCCCGCGCCAAAAAACCCCAGGCCACCCTGGGCAGCGCTTCAATCTGCAGCTCGAGCTCAAGCTGCTGGCCGACGTCGGCCTGCTGGGCCTGCCCAACGCCGGCAAATCGACCTTCATCACCGCGGTGTCCAACGCCCGGCCCAAGATCGCCGACTACCCCTTCACCACCTTGCACCCCAATTTGGGCGTGGTGCGCGTGGGGCCCGAAAAGAGCTTTGTGATCGCCGACCTGCCGGGCCTGATCGAAGGCGCGGCCGAAGGCGCTGGGCTGGGGCACCTGTTTTTGCGTCATCTGCAGCGCACCCGGCTGCTGCTGCACGTGGTCGATCTGGCCCCCTTTGACGACGCGGTCGATCCGGTGGCGCAGGCGCGCGCGATCGTCAAAGAACTCAAAAAATACGACCCGGCGCTGCACGCCAAGCCGCGCTGGCTGGTGCTCAACAAGCTCGACATGGTGCCCGAAGCCGAACGGGCGCAGCGCGTGCGCGACTTTGTGCGCCGCTTTCGCCACAAGGGGCCGGTGTTTGAGATCTCGGCCCTCACCCGCGAGGGTTGCGAGCGACTGGTTCAGCAAATCTACCAGCACATCGCGGCCAGCCAGCAGGCCGAACGGCCGCCAGCCGAGATCGATCCGCGCTTCGAGCCTTAA
- the rpmA gene encoding 50S ribosomal protein L27 — MAQKKGGGSTRNGRDSQPKMLGVKVFGGQEVSAGAIIVRQRGTKFHPGTGTGIGKDHTIFATVDGTVGFAVKGALNRKVISVEAAAAPETA; from the coding sequence ATGGCACAGAAAAAAGGCGGCGGCTCAACCCGCAACGGCCGCGATTCACAACCCAAGATGCTGGGCGTCAAGGTCTTTGGTGGCCAAGAAGTCTCGGCCGGTGCGATCATCGTGCGCCAGCGCGGCACCAAATTCCACCCCGGCACCGGCACCGGCATCGGCAAAGACCACACCATTTTTGCCACTGTCGATGGCACGGTGGGTTTTGCCGTCAAGGGCGCCTTGAACCGCAAGGTGATCAGCGTCGAGGCCGCCGCAGCGCCCGAGACGGCCTGA
- the rplU gene encoding 50S ribosomal protein L21, translated as MYAVIKTGGKQYRVAVGEKLKVEQIAADVGQEIVIDQVLAVGSGDSIQVGTPLVSGATVTATVVSHGRGDKIRIFKMRRRKHYQKRQGHRQNFTELQIGSIQA; from the coding sequence ATGTACGCGGTCATAAAAACCGGCGGCAAGCAGTATCGCGTTGCCGTTGGCGAAAAACTTAAAGTAGAACAGATTGCTGCGGACGTGGGCCAAGAAATCGTGATCGACCAGGTGTTGGCCGTCGGCAGCGGCGACAGCATCCAGGTTGGCACGCCCTTGGTCAGCGGCGCAACGGTCACAGCCACCGTGGTCTCGCACGGTCGTGGCGACAAAATCCGCATCTTCAAGATGCGCCGTCGCAAGCACTACCAGAAGCGCCAGGGCCACCGGCAAAACTTCACCGAGCTGCAAATCGGCTCGATCCAGGCATAA
- a CDS encoding ClpXP protease specificity-enhancing factor, whose translation MSQDNPPLPSTRPYLIRALHEWCSDNGFTPYLVVAVDSRVRVPQEFVQDGQIVLNTSYEATSHLQLGNDTIEFKARFGGVPRDVWVPIDHVLAIYARENGSGMAFDPPEPEPEDQAAPAGSVSGLKLVPSSVPEPEGAAPSEGSGPPPSGPKPSKPRQPVLKRVK comes from the coding sequence ATGAGCCAGGACAACCCACCGCTGCCCTCAACCCGGCCCTACCTGATTCGGGCCCTGCATGAGTGGTGCAGCGACAACGGTTTCACTCCCTACCTGGTGGTGGCGGTGGACTCTAGGGTGCGGGTGCCGCAAGAGTTTGTGCAAGACGGGCAGATCGTGCTCAACACCAGCTACGAGGCCACCAGCCACCTGCAACTGGGCAACGACACGATCGAGTTCAAAGCCCGCTTTGGCGGGGTGCCGCGCGACGTGTGGGTGCCGATCGACCACGTGCTGGCGATTTACGCGCGCGAAAACGGCAGCGGGATGGCTTTTGATCCGCCCGAGCCTGAGCCCGAAGATCAAGCCGCACCTGCAGGCTCGGTGTCCGGGCTCAAGCTGGTGCCCTCGTCTGTGCCTGAGCCCGAAGGCGCTGCACCCAGCGAGGGTTCTGGCCCCCCCCCGTCTGGCCCCAAGCCGAGCAAGCCGCGCCAGCCCGTGCTCAAGCGCGTGAAGTAG
- a CDS encoding glutathione S-transferase N-terminal domain-containing protein produces MMVLYSGTTCPFSHRCRFVLFEKGMDFEIRDVDLYNKPEDIALMNPYAQVPILVERDLILYESNIINEYIDERFPHPQLMPGDPVERARVRLFLLNFEKELFSHVLVLENRSLKAGDKSIDKARNHIRDRLTQLAPVFLKNKFMLGDNFSMLDVAIAPLLWRLDHYGIELSKNAAPLLKYAERIFSRPPYIEALTPSEKVMRK; encoded by the coding sequence ATGATGGTTTTGTACTCGGGCACCACCTGCCCTTTCTCTCACCGCTGCCGTTTCGTGTTGTTCGAAAAGGGCATGGACTTTGAGATCCGTGACGTCGATCTGTACAACAAGCCCGAAGACATCGCACTCATGAACCCCTACGCGCAGGTGCCCATATTGGTCGAGCGCGACCTGATCCTGTACGAGTCCAACATCATCAATGAGTACATCGACGAGCGCTTCCCACACCCGCAGTTGATGCCCGGCGACCCGGTGGAGCGCGCGCGTGTGCGCCTGTTTTTGCTCAACTTCGAGAAAGAACTGTTCAGCCACGTCTTGGTGCTCGAAAATCGCAGCCTCAAGGCGGGCGACAAGTCAATCGACAAAGCCCGCAACCACATCCGCGACCGCCTGACCCAATTGGCCCCAGTGTTCCTCAAGAACAAATTCATGCTCGGCGACAACTTCTCGATGCTCGACGTGGCGATCGCGCCGCTGCTGTGGCGGCTGGACCACTACGGCATCGAGCTGAGCAAAAATGCCGCGCCGCTGCTCAAGTACGCCGAGCGCATTTTTTCGCGTCCGCCCTACATCGAGGCGCTCACGCCCTCCGAAAAAGTGATGCGCAAGTAA
- a CDS encoding cytochrome c1, which translates to MKKWIVAGLLAFGLVSGAVAAKGAFPLDRAPDLSNDVEALQRGGKLFVNYCLSCHSASFERYKRFKELGLTERQIRENFLFTDGRVGDLMQAAISPADAKVFWGKAAPDLTMITRSRAGSGGTDYIFTLLRSYYRDDMIAHGSNNLAFPTIAMPNPLWYLQGERRPIIETVANADGSSTQVLRGWEQVTPGTMSPEEFDRSVAELVAFLDWLAEPHQDQRQQLGIFVLLFLAGFTVLAWKLNKEYWKDIK; encoded by the coding sequence ATGAAAAAATGGATTGTGGCTGGCCTGTTGGCGTTTGGTCTGGTCTCGGGTGCGGTGGCGGCCAAAGGTGCCTTTCCGCTGGACCGTGCCCCTGACCTGAGCAACGACGTCGAGGCCTTGCAACGCGGCGGCAAATTGTTCGTCAACTACTGCCTGAGCTGCCATTCGGCCTCGTTCGAGCGCTACAAGCGCTTCAAAGAGCTGGGCCTGACCGAGCGCCAGATTCGCGAGAACTTCCTGTTCACCGACGGCCGCGTCGGCGACTTGATGCAGGCCGCCATCAGCCCGGCCGACGCCAAGGTGTTTTGGGGCAAAGCCGCCCCTGACTTGACCATGATCACGCGCTCGCGCGCAGGTTCGGGCGGTACCGACTACATCTTTACCCTGCTGCGTTCGTACTACCGCGACGACATGATCGCCCATGGTTCGAACAACCTCGCCTTCCCGACCATCGCCATGCCCAACCCGCTGTGGTACCTGCAAGGCGAGCGCCGTCCGATCATCGAAACCGTGGCCAACGCCGACGGCAGCAGCACGCAAGTGCTGCGCGGCTGGGAGCAGGTCACGCCCGGCACCATGAGCCCCGAGGAGTTCGATCGCTCGGTAGCCGAACTGGTGGCCTTCCTCGACTGGTTGGCCGAGCCGCACCAAGACCAGCGCCAGCAGCTCGGGATTTTTGTGCTGCTGTTCCTCGCCGGCTTCACCGTTCTGGCGTGGAAGCTGAACAAGGAATACTGGAAAGACATCAAGTAA